A single window of Candidatus Flexicrinis affinis DNA harbors:
- the aroQ gene encoding type II 3-dehydroquinate dehydratase: protein MSRKILVLHGPNLNLLGVREPSVYGTTTLADIDRVCGEVAARYGVSVESKQSNHEGALVDALHVARTWAAGVIINAGAYTHTSIALRDAISAVQLPTVEVHLSNVHAREAFRHQSMIAPVCVGQIAGFGWRSYPLGVQALLEYLEIPLLAVTDR, encoded by the coding sequence ATGAGCCGCAAGATCCTGGTCCTTCACGGCCCCAATTTGAACCTGCTCGGTGTGCGCGAACCGTCGGTCTACGGCACGACGACCCTTGCCGACATCGATCGTGTATGCGGGGAGGTGGCAGCGCGTTACGGCGTGTCCGTCGAGTCGAAACAGTCGAACCACGAAGGCGCACTGGTCGATGCGTTGCACGTTGCGCGGACGTGGGCCGCCGGCGTCATCATTAACGCGGGCGCGTATACGCACACCTCCATAGCCCTGCGCGACGCCATCAGCGCGGTACAGCTCCCTACGGTTGAGGTGCATCTTTCGAACGTCCACGCGCGCGAGGCGTTCCGACATCAGTCGATGATCGCGCCGGTGTGCGTCGGGCAGATTGCCGGCTTTGGATGGCGCAGTTATCCCTTAGGTGTACAGGCGCTGCTGGAGTATCTCGAGATTCCGCTGCTGGCGGTGACTGACAGATGA
- a CDS encoding glutamine synthetase, with the protein MFDKSTILSTVESQSVDFIDLWFTDITGEVKSVTVPASRLPRVLDQGAHFDGSALDGFARVAESDMLLVPDLRTFRVLPWSSGGTTVARLICSVHTLSGDPFVGDPRTVLQSVTAEARDMGFTFETGMELEFYLFKTDGEGRPLLAATTDEASYFDMSGEASQAIRRAMIRVLAQMEIGVTSAHSEIGSGQHEIDLMHDEALVSADNLLTARVVLKHVAAEHGLHCTFMPRPRGDMPGSGMHTHQSLHAVDGGANAFADPGDQYGLSSIAKQFLAGQLLHAKAMCAVLAPLVNSYKRLGTSIEAPVHITWAHINRGALIRVPATSARLELRCPDPSANPYLASAVMLASGLDGLRQHAVLPAPLEESMVNVAAKRRQMPNILPRSLGEALDELEQDDIVLGALGPYVGDRYLEAKRQEYREYKRQVTRWEVERYITRY; encoded by the coding sequence ATGTTTGACAAGTCCACGATCCTCAGCACCGTCGAAAGCCAAAGTGTCGATTTCATCGACTTGTGGTTTACCGACATTACCGGTGAAGTAAAGAGCGTGACCGTGCCGGCGTCGCGCTTGCCGCGTGTCCTGGATCAGGGCGCGCACTTCGACGGTTCGGCGTTGGACGGCTTTGCGCGTGTAGCCGAGAGCGACATGCTGCTGGTGCCCGACCTGCGCACGTTTCGGGTGTTGCCGTGGAGCAGCGGCGGGACGACGGTCGCGCGGCTGATCTGCAGCGTACACACCTTGAGCGGCGACCCGTTCGTCGGCGACCCGCGCACGGTACTGCAGTCTGTGACAGCGGAAGCGCGCGACATGGGCTTCACGTTCGAGACAGGGATGGAGCTCGAGTTCTACCTGTTTAAGACGGACGGCGAAGGCCGCCCGCTGCTGGCCGCCACGACCGATGAGGCCAGTTATTTTGATATGTCGGGCGAGGCGTCACAGGCGATCCGCCGCGCGATGATCCGCGTGCTTGCGCAAATGGAAATCGGCGTGACGTCCGCTCACAGCGAAATTGGCAGCGGGCAGCACGAGATCGACCTGATGCACGACGAGGCGCTCGTCTCGGCCGACAATCTACTAACGGCGCGGGTCGTGTTGAAGCATGTCGCCGCGGAACACGGTCTCCACTGCACGTTTATGCCCCGTCCGCGCGGAGACATGCCCGGGTCTGGCATGCACACGCATCAGAGTCTGCACGCCGTGGATGGCGGCGCCAACGCGTTCGCAGACCCGGGCGACCAATACGGGTTGTCGTCCATTGCAAAGCAGTTCCTTGCCGGTCAGCTGCTGCATGCCAAGGCGATGTGCGCGGTGCTGGCGCCGCTCGTCAACAGTTACAAACGGTTGGGCACGAGCATTGAGGCGCCGGTGCACATCACTTGGGCACACATCAACCGCGGCGCACTGATCCGTGTCCCGGCGACCAGCGCCCGCCTCGAACTGCGCTGCCCCGATCCGAGCGCGAACCCATATCTGGCATCGGCTGTGATGCTTGCCAGCGGCCTTGACGGTCTCCGTCAGCACGCCGTCCTTCCCGCCCCCCTTGAAGAATCGATGGTCAATGTCGCGGCCAAACGCCGTCAGATGCCGAACATCCTGCCGCGCTCGCTCGGTGAAGCGCTCGACGAGTTGGAGCAGGACGACATTGTTCTCGGCGCGCTGGGGCCGTATGTCGGGGATCGCTACCTCGAAGCCAAGCGGCAGGAGTACCGCGAGTACAAGCGACAGGTAACGCGTTGGGAAGTCGAGCGATATATTACCCGGTATTAG
- a CDS encoding aspartate kinase, with translation MTTLVMKFGGASVGTTTALSQMLGIVLHEAAQWDHVVLIVSALDGVTDALIDAAHLAQFGNERGYRRIAANLRARHLALAEGLALGKAELAALQADLDKLLFDLLSAFQRITQKNRDALSAENLDAAVSMGERLAALIVAVLLRQHGLRAVAIDAADIIITDANFGAATPNLALTQERIDRDLRPMLERGILPVLTGFIGATPNRKPTTLGRGGSDYTASIIAVGTKATEVWVWSDVDGIMSADPHEVNDARVIRELSYAEMAELAYFGARILHARMVAPLRQNQIPLRVKNVYKPQLPGTVVHAKAASDNRIKSVTQIAGVSLAIDRSGPYGEIAKLIDQHMQREIGTPSDVMIATQSAQRTFITCVVPPSAGPDAVSALVDSLSHELNATGQSMRWHVEQVSIVTAIGDGINSAPRLTAKLFAALGDIPILAASFGAGGCSLSLVVRQAEGDTALREIHRVAISN, from the coding sequence ATGACGACTTTGGTCATGAAATTCGGTGGGGCAAGCGTCGGCACGACAACGGCGCTGTCCCAAATGCTCGGAATCGTGCTGCACGAGGCAGCACAGTGGGATCATGTCGTGTTGATCGTCAGCGCGCTGGACGGCGTGACTGACGCGCTGATTGATGCGGCGCATCTGGCGCAGTTTGGGAACGAGCGCGGATACCGTCGAATCGCGGCGAATCTGCGCGCGCGGCATCTCGCGCTTGCTGAGGGGTTGGCGCTCGGCAAGGCCGAATTGGCTGCGCTGCAAGCCGACCTCGATAAGCTGTTGTTCGACTTGCTGAGTGCGTTTCAGCGCATCACCCAGAAAAACCGCGACGCGCTTTCTGCCGAGAACCTCGATGCGGCGGTGAGCATGGGCGAGCGCCTTGCCGCCTTGATCGTCGCGGTGCTGCTGCGCCAGCATGGCCTGCGCGCGGTCGCCATCGACGCCGCCGACATCATCATCACGGACGCCAATTTCGGGGCGGCCACCCCAAACCTCGCTTTGACGCAGGAACGCATTGACCGCGACCTACGCCCGATGCTCGAGCGCGGCATCCTGCCGGTGCTAACCGGGTTCATCGGCGCGACGCCCAACCGCAAGCCGACGACGTTGGGCCGAGGCGGCAGCGACTACACCGCGTCGATCATCGCCGTAGGCACGAAGGCCACCGAGGTGTGGGTGTGGTCGGATGTCGATGGCATCATGTCTGCCGATCCGCACGAAGTAAACGACGCGCGCGTGATACGCGAATTGAGCTATGCCGAAATGGCGGAGCTCGCGTATTTCGGTGCCCGCATCCTGCATGCCCGCATGGTCGCGCCCCTGCGCCAGAACCAGATTCCGCTTCGTGTGAAAAACGTGTACAAGCCCCAGCTTCCCGGCACCGTGGTGCATGCCAAGGCTGCGTCCGACAATCGAATCAAGTCCGTCACGCAGATTGCGGGCGTGTCCCTCGCGATTGACCGTTCCGGCCCCTACGGCGAGATTGCAAAGCTGATCGACCAGCACATGCAGCGCGAGATCGGCACACCATCCGACGTGATGATCGCGACCCAATCGGCGCAGCGCACGTTCATCACATGCGTCGTTCCGCCCAGCGCCGGCCCGGATGCGGTAAGCGCACTAGTAGATTCGCTCTCACACGAGCTCAACGCGACCGGCCAATCCATGCGCTGGCATGTCGAACAGGTCAGCATCGTGACCGCCATCGGCGACGGTATCAACAGTGCACCCCGATTGACGGCGAAGCTGTTCGCAGCGCTGGGTGACATCCCGATCCTCGCTGCATCGTTCGGCGCCGGGGGGTGCAGCTTATCGCTGGTCGTGCGTCAAGCCGAAGGCGACACAGCTCTGCGCGAAATCCACAGGGTCGCAATCAGTAACTAG
- a CDS encoding stage 0 sporulation protein, which yields MANANAPAAVAERAAGVRFTKVGKLYYFDYSEYPDLQPGDFVIVETVRGRQMGQVMGFTVPDAGRDLKPILRPATPRDLVLRQEWESRQDEALQACVERAKEIGGLRDVRFHAAQYNYDGSLLTFLFSAEDRVNTQRLSNDLKRQFDTAIEFRQIGPRDVAKLLGGFGACGELRCCSTFLTDFSPISIKMAKMQGISLNPEEITGMCGRLRCCLVYEYEQYVEARKHLPKKGKRIGTPLGVGKVIDLQPLADLVTVYIEEQGVKTFTREDLIPLDELEALQRKAQEPCTKHGEGEACDCGQKPGERNQDKQGKKRSGKRNDRRDS from the coding sequence ATGGCAAATGCGAATGCTCCCGCCGCCGTTGCGGAACGTGCCGCAGGCGTGCGCTTCACAAAGGTTGGCAAGCTCTACTACTTCGACTACTCCGAGTATCCCGATCTTCAGCCGGGCGACTTCGTGATTGTCGAAACCGTGCGTGGTCGTCAAATGGGACAGGTGATGGGATTCACCGTGCCTGACGCCGGCCGCGATCTCAAGCCGATCCTGCGCCCCGCTACGCCGCGCGACCTCGTGCTGCGGCAGGAGTGGGAATCGCGGCAGGACGAGGCGCTGCAAGCGTGTGTCGAGCGCGCCAAGGAAATCGGCGGACTGCGCGACGTGCGTTTTCATGCCGCGCAGTACAACTATGACGGCAGCCTGCTGACGTTCCTGTTCAGCGCGGAGGATCGCGTGAACACGCAGCGGCTCTCCAACGACCTCAAGCGCCAGTTCGACACGGCGATCGAATTTCGGCAGATCGGCCCGCGCGATGTCGCCAAGCTGCTGGGCGGTTTTGGCGCCTGCGGCGAGCTGCGCTGCTGCTCAACGTTCCTGACCGACTTCAGCCCGATCAGCATCAAGATGGCGAAGATGCAGGGGATCTCGCTCAACCCCGAAGAGATCACGGGCATGTGCGGTCGTCTGCGCTGCTGCCTCGTGTATGAATACGAGCAGTATGTCGAGGCGCGCAAGCACCTGCCTAAGAAGGGCAAACGCATAGGAACGCCGCTGGGCGTGGGCAAGGTGATCGACCTTCAGCCGTTGGCCGACTTGGTGACGGTGTACATCGAAGAACAGGGTGTCAAGACGTTCACGCGCGAGGACCTGATCCCGCTGGACGAACTCGAAGCGCTGCAGCGCAAGGCGCAAGAGCCGTGCACCAAGCACGGCGAGGGCGAAGCGTGCGATTGCGGCCAGAAGCCGGGCGAGCGCAATCAGGACAAGCAGGGCAAGAAGAGGTCGGGCAAACGCAATGACCGACGCGACAGTTAA
- a CDS encoding PIG-L family deacetylase, which translates to MTDATVKRVLGVFAHPDDSGFFCGASLARWAALGAHVVIVVATSGGKGSADPTMTSDKLTAIREEEERKAVAELGAAEVVFLRHTDGELEPNLKLRREITRQIRRVKPDLVVSLDPTVFWWGTGGINHPDHRAIGEATLAAVFPTARDRLNFPELEVDEGLDVHKTPLVYISGTAEPNVIVDVTEYVRVKLAALKHHVSQIADYDAMVERITNRMLDPSAPPDQPRYIERFRVITIG; encoded by the coding sequence ATGACCGACGCGACAGTTAAGCGCGTTCTTGGTGTTTTCGCTCACCCGGATGACTCCGGTTTCTTCTGCGGCGCATCGTTGGCGCGCTGGGCGGCCCTCGGCGCGCATGTTGTGATCGTCGTCGCCACCAGCGGTGGCAAGGGCAGCGCCGATCCGACGATGACCAGCGACAAACTGACGGCGATCCGTGAGGAAGAAGAGCGTAAAGCCGTGGCCGAACTCGGCGCGGCGGAAGTCGTGTTCCTTCGCCATACGGACGGCGAGCTCGAACCGAATCTGAAGCTGCGCCGCGAGATCACGCGGCAGATCCGGCGGGTCAAGCCCGACCTTGTGGTGTCGCTTGATCCGACGGTGTTTTGGTGGGGTACGGGCGGCATCAATCACCCCGATCACCGGGCGATTGGCGAGGCGACGCTTGCCGCAGTGTTCCCGACCGCGCGCGACCGTCTAAACTTCCCCGAACTTGAGGTTGACGAAGGACTGGACGTACACAAGACGCCGCTTGTTTACATCTCAGGTACGGCCGAGCCGAACGTGATCGTCGACGTTACCGAGTATGTGCGTGTGAAGTTGGCCGCATTGAAGCACCACGTCAGCCAGATTGCCGATTACGATGCGATGGTCGAGCGTATCACTAATCGTATGCTCGATCCGAGCGCCCCGCCGGATCAACCGCGCTATATCGAGCGCTTCCGCGTGATCACGATAGGATAA
- a CDS encoding amidohydrolase: MSKIDFVPEAEALREEMIAVRRDLHMHPETAFEEVRTAGIVAETLSSLGLEVQTGVGKTGVVAMLDGSDDGPTVLVRADMDALPIVEANKVAYVSQSAGKMHACGHDAHTAIGLAVAKMLTKHKDRIHGRVKFVFQPAEEIASGAQAMIKDGALANPRPDVSLGLHVWNSLPVGKLGVADGPTMAGSSLWTATITGKGSHGAAPHLGIDPVVCAAHIITALQSIVARNVDPMDTAVVSATQVHAGDTHNVIPQTATLTGTMRAFKTEVRDLVTKRMDQIIHGVAASLGCEAEFHIEHRTGPVVNHADVGSRLRPLFSNIVGAENLDLTTRTMGGEDMSFFMTEVPGMFFFVGSANEARGLNYGHHHPQFDIDEDALPLGAALLATAVAEYVIPE; this comes from the coding sequence ATGAGCAAGATCGACTTTGTACCCGAAGCCGAGGCCCTGCGCGAGGAGATGATCGCCGTACGGCGTGACTTGCACATGCATCCCGAAACGGCCTTCGAGGAGGTTCGCACGGCAGGGATTGTCGCGGAGACGCTGTCGTCGCTCGGGCTGGAGGTCCAAACCGGGGTCGGCAAGACCGGCGTCGTGGCGATGCTTGACGGCTCGGACGATGGGCCTACGGTGCTTGTCCGTGCCGACATGGATGCACTCCCGATCGTGGAGGCGAACAAGGTCGCTTACGTCTCACAATCGGCGGGCAAAATGCACGCCTGCGGCCACGACGCGCACACGGCAATCGGTCTCGCTGTCGCGAAGATGCTCACCAAGCACAAAGACCGGATCCACGGGCGGGTCAAGTTCGTTTTTCAGCCCGCGGAAGAGATTGCAAGCGGGGCGCAGGCCATGATCAAGGACGGGGCGCTGGCCAACCCTCGGCCTGACGTCAGCCTTGGTCTGCACGTTTGGAATTCGCTCCCGGTCGGCAAGCTCGGCGTAGCCGACGGGCCGACGATGGCAGGCTCTTCCCTGTGGACGGCGACAATAACGGGCAAGGGATCGCACGGCGCTGCCCCGCATCTGGGTATCGATCCGGTGGTGTGCGCTGCGCACATTATCACCGCCCTGCAGTCGATCGTCGCGCGCAACGTCGATCCGATGGACACGGCTGTTGTCAGCGCGACTCAGGTCCACGCCGGCGACACGCACAACGTCATTCCGCAGACCGCCACGCTGACCGGCACGATGCGCGCCTTCAAGACCGAGGTTCGCGATCTGGTGACGAAGCGGATGGACCAGATTATTCACGGGGTTGCGGCTTCACTGGGCTGCGAGGCGGAATTCCATATCGAGCACCGAACTGGACCGGTCGTCAACCATGCCGATGTCGGCAGCCGCTTGCGTCCACTCTTCAGCAACATCGTAGGTGCGGAGAATCTCGACCTTACTACGCGGACCATGGGGGGCGAGGATATGTCGTTCTTCATGACTGAGGTGCCGGGCATGTTCTTCTTCGTGGGGTCCGCCAACGAGGCACGTGGCCTGAACTACGGTCACCATCACCCGCAGTTCGACATTGACGAAGACGCGCTGCCGCTTGGGGCGGCGTTGCTGGCGACAGCGGTCGCGGAGTATGTGATACCGGAATGA
- a CDS encoding adenylosuccinate synthase translates to MPVTIILGAQWGDEGKGRAVDYISAQADVTARATGGDNAGHTLNVGERLLKLHLVPSGILHPHVACVLGNGMVINPVNLVKEIDELREFGLDVSPERLKVSTRAHLITAAHLALDRASERERGDGKIGTTLRGIGPAYSDKVDRRGIRAGEMIDVEAFAQQLEDALSRTNADLARRGADLIDVSGAVERYVEAASRLRPYLTDTSTLIDDALRAGKRVVVEGAQGTLLDVDFGSYPFVTSSSPTVGGALTGLGFGPTHVDRVVGVAKAFSTRVGSGPMPTELDGPLSDRLRGTGANFWDEYGTTTGRPRRVGWLDGVILRYACVINGFTELVLTKLDILSGLESLKICTAYEIDGERTTEVPASIEELARAIPVYETFPGWAEDVSGMRRMSDMPANARRYLDAIAELCRTPIDVVSVGPERAQLVHS, encoded by the coding sequence ATGCCTGTCACGATTATTCTGGGCGCCCAATGGGGCGATGAAGGGAAAGGCCGTGCTGTTGACTACATCAGCGCGCAGGCCGATGTAACCGCACGCGCGACGGGCGGCGACAACGCCGGTCACACGCTCAATGTCGGCGAACGCCTTCTGAAGCTGCACCTCGTGCCGTCAGGAATCCTGCACCCGCATGTCGCGTGTGTATTGGGCAACGGCATGGTGATCAACCCGGTCAATCTGGTCAAAGAAATCGACGAACTGCGCGAATTTGGTCTGGACGTGTCGCCGGAACGGCTCAAGGTCAGTACGCGGGCGCACCTGATCACGGCGGCACATCTTGCGCTGGATCGGGCCAGCGAGCGTGAGCGCGGCGACGGCAAGATTGGAACGACCCTACGCGGGATCGGCCCAGCCTACAGCGACAAGGTCGACCGGCGGGGGATACGCGCTGGCGAAATGATCGACGTCGAAGCGTTTGCGCAGCAGCTCGAAGATGCCCTGTCACGTACCAACGCCGATCTTGCCCGGCGTGGTGCCGACCTGATCGACGTCAGTGGGGCCGTCGAGCGGTATGTCGAGGCCGCATCTCGCCTGCGCCCGTATTTGACCGACACGTCGACGCTCATCGACGACGCGCTGCGGGCCGGAAAGCGTGTTGTGGTCGAGGGTGCCCAAGGCACGCTGCTTGACGTGGATTTCGGCTCTTATCCGTTCGTCACCAGCTCCTCGCCCACGGTCGGCGGTGCGCTGACCGGCCTCGGCTTCGGCCCGACTCACGTCGATCGCGTCGTCGGTGTGGCAAAGGCGTTCTCGACGCGGGTTGGGAGCGGCCCCATGCCGACCGAACTCGACGGCCCGCTGTCCGACCGGCTGCGTGGGACCGGCGCCAACTTCTGGGACGAGTACGGGACGACCACCGGGCGCCCCCGCCGCGTGGGATGGCTCGATGGCGTGATCTTACGCTATGCGTGTGTCATCAATGGCTTTACCGAACTGGTGCTGACCAAGCTGGACATTCTCAGTGGATTGGAGTCACTCAAGATTTGCACCGCCTATGAAATCGACGGGGAGCGTACGACCGAGGTCCCCGCTTCGATCGAAGAGCTGGCGCGTGCGATTCCGGTCTACGAGACGTTTCCCGGCTGGGCAGAGGACGTAAGCGGCATGCGCCGCATGAGTGATATGCCCGCCAACGCCCGGCGCTACCTCGATGCGATTGCCGAGCTGTGCCGAACCCCGATCGACGTGGTCAGCGTCGGGCCGGAGCGCGCGCAGCTTGTCCATTCGTAG
- a CDS encoding ABC transporter substrate-binding protein, with the protein MFNYPGAFDPFASRLYPPQTVVSLVPSVTESLYELGLGSRVLGVTDYCTRPAEQVRYQTRLGGTKNPDIAKIVATAPELVIVNVEENRREDVDAMLAAGLNVWVTHPRTVRDAINLLWTIMSVFEVPERSERVRHLERMYDWVSSATRAKEQDGKLPTVFVPIWLDPLMTFNGDTYIHDVLHVCGALSVFVDRERRYPLAADTGEGEAYAPDDPRAAGRDVRYPRIRLDEVEAAQPDIVLLPDEPFQFDEQHRSMFESLDTPAARFGRIHLVDGSLLTWHGTRLAAALQELPILLEVPDVDSPR; encoded by the coding sequence GTGTTCAACTACCCCGGCGCTTTCGATCCATTCGCTTCCCGGCTGTATCCGCCGCAAACTGTCGTGTCGCTGGTACCCAGCGTCACCGAGTCGCTGTATGAGTTGGGCTTAGGGTCACGTGTGTTGGGTGTCACCGACTACTGTACGCGCCCGGCCGAACAGGTCCGGTACCAGACGCGGCTAGGAGGGACGAAGAACCCCGATATCGCCAAGATCGTGGCGACCGCTCCAGAGCTTGTGATCGTGAACGTCGAGGAGAACCGCCGCGAAGACGTCGATGCAATGCTGGCAGCAGGCCTGAACGTGTGGGTTACTCATCCGCGGACGGTTCGCGATGCGATCAACCTGCTGTGGACGATCATGTCGGTGTTCGAGGTGCCTGAGCGCTCGGAGCGCGTGCGTCACCTCGAGCGCATGTACGACTGGGTGTCGAGCGCGACGCGCGCCAAAGAGCAGGACGGCAAACTTCCAACCGTGTTTGTGCCGATCTGGCTCGACCCGTTGATGACGTTTAACGGCGACACGTACATTCATGACGTCCTCCATGTGTGCGGCGCGCTGTCGGTGTTTGTCGACCGCGAACGGCGGTATCCGCTGGCCGCCGATACCGGGGAAGGCGAAGCCTATGCGCCCGATGATCCGCGAGCTGCGGGGCGCGATGTGCGCTATCCGCGAATTCGGCTTGACGAGGTCGAGGCGGCACAGCCAGATATCGTCTTGCTGCCTGACGAACCATTCCAGTTTGACGAACAGCATCGAAGTATGTTCGAATCGTTAGATACTCCCGCTGCGCGGTTCGGGCGAATACATCTGGTGGATGGTTCCCTGTTGACGTGGCATGGGACTCGTCTGGCCGCTGCCCTGCAAGAGCTGCCGATATTGCTTGAGGTACCTGATGTCGACTCCCCCCGATGA
- a CDS encoding heme A synthase, with amino-acid sequence MATQSPSQRPRLFIRLALTTALLTIGLILFGAVVRVTDSGLGCNRDWPLCGGTIFPPLDNLTAWIEWLHRLFAILIGLLGVGMLVTAVRAFRQRNRAVLYGTVVAAVLFLFQSILGALVVKLDLPPTMVTVHLGTAMLLLAALLFAYVGAVYRPSASYSRDHVSWLMFATAGVSLLIILTGALVRGGGATLACIDWPLCNGEAFPFEQGPLQVVHMTHRYAVLALGVLLGLLVWYVYRSGRPSLSRWLAVAALVFYGLQAAVGALFVLMAAAPLWGTLHVGLAALTWAALVLVSIIETVNTGWVKLDNREVEWHQLSGSKLPS; translated from the coding sequence ATGGCGACACAAAGTCCATCGCAGCGACCACGCCTGTTTATCAGGCTCGCGCTGACGACTGCACTGCTGACGATCGGACTGATCCTCTTTGGCGCCGTAGTCCGTGTGACGGACAGCGGCTTGGGCTGTAATCGTGACTGGCCGTTGTGCGGCGGCACGATTTTCCCGCCGCTGGACAACCTGACGGCGTGGATCGAATGGCTGCACCGGCTGTTCGCCATTCTGATCGGCTTGTTGGGCGTCGGTATGCTGGTGACGGCCGTGCGAGCTTTCCGTCAGCGGAACCGCGCCGTACTGTATGGGACAGTGGTAGCGGCAGTGCTGTTTCTGTTCCAGAGCATTCTCGGCGCGTTGGTGGTCAAGCTCGACCTGCCACCCACGATGGTGACAGTTCATCTAGGCACGGCGATGCTGCTGCTCGCGGCACTGCTGTTTGCGTATGTCGGGGCGGTGTACCGCCCGTCGGCATCCTACAGCCGCGATCACGTGAGTTGGCTGATGTTTGCGACGGCGGGTGTGTCCCTGCTGATCATCCTTACCGGCGCGCTGGTGCGCGGCGGTGGAGCGACGTTGGCGTGTATCGACTGGCCGCTGTGCAACGGCGAGGCGTTTCCGTTTGAGCAAGGCCCACTGCAAGTCGTGCACATGACCCATCGCTACGCGGTGCTGGCCTTGGGCGTGCTGTTGGGGCTGCTGGTGTGGTACGTTTATCGCTCTGGCCGTCCGTCGCTCTCGCGGTGGCTGGCGGTCGCTGCGCTCGTCTTCTACGGATTGCAGGCTGCGGTCGGGGCGCTGTTTGTCCTAATGGCAGCGGCCCCGCTGTGGGGAACCCTGCATGTGGGTTTGGCGGCTTTGACATGGGCCGCGCTTGTTCTCGTCTCGATTATCGAGACTGTCAACACGGGCTGGGTGAAGCTCGATAATCGTGAGGTGGAATGGCATCAACTGTCCGGGAGCAAGCTCCCCAGCTAG